The Limnospira fusiformis SAG 85.79 genomic interval TCAAAGAACTGGAAACCGCGGCCGACCGTAGCGCTCAATTTATTTGTGCGATCGCCATATCTCGTCCTGATGGTTCTATTGTCCAACAAGTCCAAGGAATATGTCCAGGAGTGATTGCCCAAACCCCCCAAGGTCAAGGAGGCTTTGGCTACGACCCCATTTTTTATGTTCCTGAGCAGCAAATGACCTTTGCCGAAATGTCTCCAGAACTCAAGCGAAAAATCTCCCACCGAGGAAAAGCCTTTGACCTATTACTTCCCCAACTGAGTGCCCTTCTCAAGGGATAGTCAACCCGGCCACTGATCGACATAGCGATCGTCTCAAGGCGTGGATAAGAAACTCCCACCACTACTTCCCCAGGTGGGAGAGGCTTCATGGCGGGGAATAATCGCGGAAAGCGTTTAAATTGCTTCTAGGTTCTTTTCTCCTGTGCGGATACGAATAATTTGCTCAACTGGAGAGACAAATATTTTACCGTCTCCAATTTCACCTGTACGAGAGGCCGATACGATTTTCTCTACAACCATATCAACGTGCTCATCTTCGACCACAATTTCCACCTTGAGTTTTTGTAGGAACTCAACTGTATATTCCGAACCCCGATAACGCTCAGTCTGACCCTTCTGGCGGCCAAACCCGCGAACTTCCGAAACTGTCATTCCAACAATGCCAGCATTGACCAGGGCAATCTTGACTTCATCAAGTTTAAATGGCCGAATAATGGCTTCTATCTTTTTCAAGGTTTTCACTCCTAACGCTTACTGTTTGACAATCCTACACTTGGCAGTTGGGTTTACTGCCTGCTGATCAGGTCTTCCAGGCAATCGGTCGAACTTTGTTTGAGATCAGCTCACCAGCTATCTAAGATACTACCAGTTCGATGCAAATCTCCCCAGGGAGTAGACATTCGACCCCGATTTATTCAGCCATACATAGCCCAAACCATTTGATATCACTATCAAAGCCCCGCAATTGGTAAATCGTGATACAATTGCAGGAAAGCCTCGACCCCCTAACCCTATCGGAGCCAACCGTTAGGCTTAATAGTGGTGGCTGAACAATGTAAAATCTTGTTAAAACCCTAACCGTCCAGTCCCCTTAAACAAAATCCTTATCTAAAATAGAGGTTTTAACTCAACAATATAGTTAAATTAGAGGAGCGATCGTGCAACTTCAAACTAAAATTGCTGCCAAGCGTGCAACAGGTGCGTTTGCGCTCATTGATAGTCTTAAACGTCATGGCGTACAGCACATTTTTGGCTATCCTGGTGGAGCCATTCTCCCCATTTATGATGAACTGTATCGAGCCGAAGCCGAGGGCGATATACAGCATATCCTAGTTCGCCATGAACAGGGGGCATCCCACGCGGCGGATGGGTATGCCAGAGCTACCGGACGAGTGGGAGTGTGCTTTGGTACATCAGGACCAGGAGCCACTAACCTAGTGACTGGCATTGCCACCGCCCACATGGACTCTATACCAATGGTAATCATTACCGGACAGGTAGCGCGCCCCGCCATTGGTACGGATGCCTTCCAGGAAACAGATATTTTCGGCATTACCCTACCGATAGTCAAACATTCCTATGTGGTTCGTGAACCGGGTGACATGGCTCGCATTGTCGCAGAAGCCTTCCATATTGCCAGCACAGGCCGTCCCGGTCCGGTACTCATAGACGTTCCCAAAGACGTAGGTTTGGAAGAATTTGACTATATTCCCGTTAATCCAGGAGAGGTTTCTCTACCTGGCTATCGTCCCACGGTTAAAGGCAATGTTCGCCAAATCAACCAAGCCATTAAACTTATAGAAGAAGCAGAACGTCCCCTGATGTATGTCGGTGGTGGGGCGATTTCGGCCGGAGCCCATGCAGAAATTGCGGAATTGGCAGAGCTTTTTCAGATTCCGGTAACTACCACATTAATGGGGAAAGGATCTTTTGATGAAAAGCATCCCCTATCTGTGGGAATGTTGGGGATGCACGGAACAGCCTATGCTAACTTTGCTGTTAGTGAATGTGATTTGCTCATAGCTGTCGGGGCTAGGTTTGACGATCGCGTTACCGGGAAACTTGATGAATTTGCATCTAGGGCGAAGGTGATTCATATTGACATTGACCCGGCGGAAGTTGGTAAAAACCGGACCCCGGAAGTGCCAATTGTCGGAGATGTTCGCCAGGTGTTGATAGACCTGTTGCGCCGCTGCCGAGAAATTGGAGATGTCGGGAACGATAATCAAACTCAATCGTGGTTAGAGCGGATTAACCGTTGGCGGGAAGATTATCCTCTGGTGGTTCCCTCTTATTCTGATAGCCTCTCTCCCCAAGAGGTGATCGCAGAATTAGGAAAAATGGCACCGGATGCGTACTATACCACGGATGTGGGTCAGCACCAAATGTGGGCGGCTCAATTTTTGAAAAATGGCCCCCGTCAGTGGATATCTAGCGCTGGGTTAGGAACTATGGGCTATGGTATCCCGTCGGCTATGGGAGCTAAAGTGGCTTTGAGCGATCGCGAGGTGATTTGTATTGCTGGGGATGCCAGTGTGCAAATGAACATCCAAGAACTCGGAACCATAGCACAATATGGCATAAATGTCAAGACCGTAATTATTAATAACGGTTGGCAAGGTATGGTCCGCCAGTGGCAACAAGCCTTTTATGGTGAGCGTTATTCGGCTTCTAACATGGAAATCGGAATGCCAGATTTTGAAATGTTAGCACGTTCCTATGGCGTAAAAGGCATGGTCGTTAAGAGTCGTGACGAATTACACCAAGCACTAGCAGAAATGTTGGCTTATGATGGTCCTGTGCTGATGGATGTTCATGTTACCAAGGATGAAAATTGTTATCCTATGGTAGCACCAGGAAGGAGTAATGCTCAGATGATAGGATTACCTGAACGCCGCCAGTTAGAAAAAGCGGTTGAGTTAATCTATTGCAGTAATTGTGGCGCGAAAAATGTCGCGAGTAACAATTTCTGTCCTGAGTGCGGCACTAAACTATAAACACTCCTCTATTACCTGTCAGACATCAGCAATGATTCGGTGGTGCTTTGATTAGTCGATAAGTAGAGACAGGGTTGGTCTTGTCTCTACTGTGTCAATTCTCGATGAGGGGTTATGCTGACACCTAGCAGTCAAATTAATAGGGAGAAGCGGTTAACCTCCCGTCGGAATAGAAAATCAGATGGTCAGCCAAATCTGGATTTTTTAAGAGTAGCTGATATTGGGTGGGTGCAAACTTAATCACTTCGTAATCAAGAGTTTTTAAGGAATTTTTCGGCCAGGGTAAAAAGGAAGTTTCCGGGTTAGACAAGTTGAATTGATAAATCTCTGGGGTATCTTGTCTAATTAAAATTGTATCGTCCAATTCCCGTAAATTATGGTGCATGACTGTCTGAATGTTATTGGTGGTAAATTGTACCCTTTCAAAGGGTCCGTCACCGGGTTCGCGATTAAATGCGATCGCATATTTTTCACCTCCCCCAAATAGATACAAACCCTGTATTAAACCGGTCCGATAAATATAAGCACCCCGATAATTATCAGGAATAGCAGTAATAATAGCGGGGAGATTAGGGTGATCTTGTAACATTCCCAAAAGAATATTTTGAGAAATGGAACCAGCCACCCGCCAATTTTGGTTCAAAGATTGAACAGTTAACCCAAAAATCAACAGTAAAATTGAGGAAACCACCAAAATCAGCCGGATATTCATACACAAACACGCTAGGACTACGGCTAGATAAATTGACGCAAACCCAGAACCGAAATAGAGGTATCTTTCCCCTTGGGTATCTGTAATTGACACAAACACATTAATAGCAGGTAAAACCGCGACAAAAAAACTACCTGCTAAAAACAGCAGTAAAGGCGGGATACTTGGGTCGGGAGTGCGGCTTTTAAACAGTAAAGAAGTACAAGCCAAGGACAGGAGAACAATTAGCCAAAAAATCGATAACCACAGACTAAAACTAGAGTTAAAAATAGGGGGAAGAAAAGTTCTCGTTGGGTAGATAATCAAATTTTGGGCAATATGACCGAAATCAAACCTTAAATGAATATCCTCGCCGTATCCCCCTACCAGTGTACCAATTTTGATAACTCTCCAGATAAAATAAACCGCCAAAACTGCCAAATATGGAATAATTAAGCCTAGTCTTTTTTTCCACAATTTACCATCTTGTTTATGGGTAAAATAATGGTAAATTTCAAACAAAATAATCAACCCAGGAAAGGTGACGAGAGATTCCTTGGATAACACTGCCATAAAAAATAGGAGCAGGGATAATATATAAGGATATTTATATCGGGAATTTCTGCCGATTAAATAAGCGATAAAAGCGACAAACCCAAAAAAGCTAGAGATGACATCTGTGCGCGCGGAAATCCAGGAAACTGCTTCGGTGTGACTAGGAAGTAGTAAAAATACAAACCCGGAAATATAGGGTAAAACTATTTTATAGTGGCGACGAATGGGAAAATTCCGAACTAATAAACTAGCAATCCAACCTACTGCTAAAGCATTGCTGAGATGGAATCCCAAATTAGTTAAATGATAACCGAGGGGATAGTTACCCCAAATTTGATAATCTAGGAAACTGATTAAACTCAGAACCGGACGAAAAAACAAGGATTGACCATGTTGTTGATTGACCCACAATCCCCAAGGGCCGACCTGTTGAAAGATGGCAATTAAAACTAAATCATCTGACAGAAAAAATGAGTTAATAATAGGATAATAACAAACTATTCCGGCTAGAGCGATAATCACAACTAATATAGCCGGATAAATAATCAGCGATCGCCCTTGATTAATTTTGAACATTAAACTTAACTTTTCCCCAAATGATGAATTGAATATGCTCTCAGTATCAGTCTCGACCCCAGAGGCTGTCAAGGGATTGAGAATAACATAAAATCCTATCAATCCTATCAGTTGACCCTTAAATCTAGGAACCAAATAACCCCTAACTACGTCTAGCTAGGTCATGGCCATAATGATTAGCTGAGTGCTAATGAAAGGCGATCGCAAAACTTAAAATACCCTCATACCCTCCCAGACATCAACTCAAGACTTGAATTGTAGATCAAGGTTCCTCAGTTCCGGACGTGCTATCCTCCTCTGTGAGTGTGTGAACATCGAGAGGAGTGAATAACATGGTATCAACACCAGTCCCTTCCCAGAACATCAAACTATCCCGCCCAGTAGCAAATGCAGTCAACCCCGCCAAAACCCGTCCCGCATTTGGGGGGGAACTTCCTAGTAGTCCCCTATTTGGTACAGACGGCATTCGCGGGCGAGTCGGAGAACTTCTCAACGCGCCACTGGCGCTACAGGTAGGCTTTTGGGCCGGACAAATTCTCCGCCAGCAACAGGAAAATCTAGGGCCAGTCATCCTGGCACAAGATACCCGGATTTCGGGTAATATGTTAGCGATGGCCTTATCATCGGGGTTAACGGCAGCCGGACTAGAAGTATGGAATTTAGGAGTTTGTCCTACTCCGGGAGTAGCCTACCTCACCCAAACCTGTAAAGCTATGGGCGGGGTGATGATATCCGCCAGCCACAACCCCCCAGAAGATAACGGAATCAAATTTTTTGGCGCAGACGGCACAAAACTCTCCAGCGACCTCCAGAAGCAAATAGAAGCAGCCCTACGCGGGGCGGAAGCGTTCCCGGTTTATTCTGAGTCGTGTGGACAACATTACTACAGACCGGAATTAATCCAGAATTATGCTGATTCGCTATATGGTCCCCTGCTACCAACTACTAACCTACAGGGAATGCGGGTTGTGTTGGATCTGGCTTGGGGTGCGGCGGTAAATATTGCCCCCCAAGTATTTAGAGAAATGGGGGCGGAAGTAATTTGTTTACATGAGTCTCCCGACGGTCACAAAATTAATGTTAACTGTGGGTCTACGCACCTGGACCTACTCCGCCAAGCGGTTGTAGAACATCAAGCGGATTTAGGATTTGCTTTTGATGGGGACGCAGATCGGGTGTTAGCGGTCGATAGCCAGGGTCGTACCGTTGACGGGGACTATATCCTATACTTCTGGGGTCAGACCCTCAGAAACGCGGAGCAACTGCCCCAGGATTTGATTATTTCTACGGTTATGGCAAACTTGGGATTTGAGAGAGCCTGGGAAAAACTGGGAGGAAAAATGATCCGCACCCCGGTGGGAGATCAGCACGTCCACAGCGAAATGAAGCGCACGGGATCTATGTTGGGGGGTGAACAGTCGGGCCATATCCTTTGTCATCACTACAGCATCACAGGAGATGGTCTACTGACAGCATTACACCTAGCAGCTTTAGTGAAGCGATCGCAAAAATCGCTCAACCAACTGGTGGATGATAGTTTCCTCACCTATCCTCAACTGTTACGAAATGTCAGAGTTGAGAACCCGGACAGCCGCCGTAATTGGAAAAACTGCGAACCTCTACAAAATGCGATCGCTAATGCTGAAGCTGATATGGGGGATCAAGGTCGCATACTGGTGCGCGCTTCTGGTACTGAACCGCTGATCAGAGTTATGGTAGAAGCGGCTAACCCTAATCTGGTGCAATATTGGTGCGATCGCTTAGTGGGAGTGGTGCAACAATACTTAATTGCCTAATCTCTCCTCATGATGGGGATAACAGGGCGGATCAGATTCGGCAGTCCCCTAGTTGTTGGTATATAATTTGGATTAGCGTGACCAACCAAGGCGGTTTTTAGTCGGGGAGCAAGTTACAAATGCCTAGTTACTGCCCAACTTAGAATTGAACCCAAAATGGCATCTAAGACTAAATCTAAAAAAAAGAAGTCCCGGAAAAAAAACTCCAAACAACAGCAGAAAAAGCCGACCCTAACTAAAGCCCAACTTAAAGCTAAACAGCGCCAGTTTGCTAAAGACGTTAAAGCTGTTCTAGGCACTGTAATTCCCACTCTAATTGTTGGTGCGATCGTTGGGGTGGCTCTGTTTTTCGTCAAAGATGAAAAACTCGCCATTGCTGGTGGTGGTGGCATATTAGTCTTGGTTCTGTGCTATAAATACCCCCGCCATGGTCTGTGGGGTTTCCTAATCTATATGCCCTTCTCTGGAACTATTACTTACTGGATTGGGGGCGGAAATGTCATATTTCAGCTTGCCAAAGATGGCTTTTATTTTCCAGCCTTAGCTTCTATGTATAAAGACTGGAAAAGTAAAGGACTCCCTATCATTATTCCCAAGGCTATTAAACAACCTTTGCTCATTCTTTTGGGTTTTTGTATTCTCACCATCATTTGTGTGAATGGCTTGCAACAACTTGACCCCAGACCGGGCGATAAACCCATAGCTATGGGAATTTTGGGTTTAAAGGTATTTATGGGTTATATTCCACTAATGACCTGTGCCTACTACCACATTAGAGACAAAAAAGATTTGCTGTTTCTCACTCGCCTGACTCTAATACTGGCAATTATCTGTTGCCTTTTGGGGATGGTACAATACCAATTTCTTGCTAGTGGTCGCTGTCAAGGAACTGACCATCTGACAGGGGATGATCTGTTTCAAGCAACCATCGAGTATAAGTGTTTCGTAGGCGGTTCTTTAGTTTTTAGCCCCTCCCAAAATATGATCCGACTTCCGGGAACCTTTGTCGCTCCTTGGCAGTGGGCTTGGTTTTTAATTGCTAACGCATTTTTTACCTTTGCTACAGCCTTTAGTGATCCATCAGGGAAATGGCGTATAACCGGATTAATTGGCATGGCATTAGTATTTGTTAATGCTGTGATTTCTGGACAGCGTATTGCCTTAGCATTAGTGCCAGTCGTGACAATTATTCTACTGGTTCTCACTGGACAAATTGCTAATCTAAAGCGCTTTATTCCTATTGCTGGAGGTCTCGGATTACTTTTGAGTATAGTCATGATTACTAACCCAGAAGTAATTCAGGAAAGAGTTGATAGTTTTGTCAGTCGATGGAATGCTTCCCCCCCCACTGGCTTTATTTCTGACCAGTTTGATCACAGCAGTGGTGGACAACAGGGAATCTTTGGTAATGGTCTAGGACGGGCGACTAACTCGGCTCGTGTTTTTGGCAGAACTCGATTGATTGAAACTTACTATCCTAAACTCATTTATGAAATTGGACCTCTAGGGACTATCGCCTTTCTATTTTTTGTAACTGTGATTACTTTCACAGCTTTTAAAACTTACCGTTCCGTTAAAGACAAAAGTATCCGCAGTTTTGGGGCTTCTTTCTGGGTGTTTGTTTTGGTGATTAGTTACAACACCTATTATTATCCCCTCGATGTTGACCCGGTAGCGGTTTATTATTGGTACTTTGCTGGGGTTATCTATAAATTACCAGAAATTGATAAGCAAGAAATTAAACGACTCATAGAAGAAGGAGAATTAGATGAAGATGAAATCTAATATATAACAATCTTTTGATGAAAAACTTATCAAAAACTGGCAAGCATGATTAATAAATGCCTGGGAACACAGCCACAATTATTCCCCAAACACCTGGTGGTCTAGTTGGGTGTCTCCTGGTCTCTCAATTAGCTTTTTTGCCACAGTTAGGATAAACTATATTTATGGTATAGCACGGGTGAGCTGTTGATTAACTACGGCTTATTTAAGCCGTGGGAATATGCAATATCAATCATTAACCTTTACCCTCGACCTAATTAGCAAACAACAGGCAATTGATAGCCATGAAAATTATTGTCGCTAGTCACACTTATATTGTTGACCTCAACCGGGAGAAACTGCGGGTTTTAGCTAACCTTGAACCTGGTATTGAGGTGATCGTGGTTGTACCTCGTCTTTGGAACCCTGGCGGTGTCCAAAGTGAGCGGGTTAAATCTGAACCTGTGGATGAGGGGAATTTTCAGGTGGTTCCTATATCTAACCTCAGTCAAAATAACCAAGGTTTGCTCACTTTTGGTCTGGATCTAATTCCTCTGTTACAATCGTTTAAGCCTGATATTATCCAAGTAGAACAAGGGGCAAAAGCCTTAACATTTGCTGAATTTATTACTCTGAATAAACTGCTAGGAATAGGCGCTAAAAATGTGTTTTTTACCTGGTGGAATTTACCATATACTCTCAAATTTCCCGTGTCGCTACTGGAACAATATAACCTAGGTAACACTGATGGTATTATTGTAGGAAACCAGGATGGGGCGGAAATTTTGCGCGACCATGGATATCAAGGACCGATGGAGGTGATGCCCCAATTAGGAGTCGATGAAACCCTATTTAAACCGGAACCCCAACCAGAATTAAGGGCGGAACTAGGCATTGAACCCGATACGTTTGTGGTAGGGTTCGTTGGTCGGTTTGTGGAAGAAAAAGGACTCATCACCCTAGCTAAAGCATTAGCTCAGGTTAAACATCACCCTTGGAAATGGTTACTACTAGGGCGGGGAGAGTTGCGATCGCCACTTTTAGACCTAGCCCAAGAATTAGGCATTCAAGATAGGCTAATTATCGTTGAAAGTGTTGTCCATGACCGGGTTTGGCAATATATCAACGTCATGAATACCCTAGTTTTACCCTCAGAAACTACCTACAAATTTAAAACCCTAACTTCCGTGGGTTGGAAAGAACAATTTGGCCACGTTCTCATCGAAGCTATGGCTTGCCAAGTTCCCCTAATTGGTTCAGACTCTGGGGAAATTCCCTATGTAATTGACCAAGCTGGGTTAGTCTTCCCCGAAGGGAACCCCGAAGCCCTAGCCGACTGCCTCGAAAAGTTAATCAGTAACCCAGACCTTACCCAAGAGCTAGGTCAACGGGGATATGAGCGCGCCCAGTCCTGCTACACTAACCACGCCCTAGCCAAGCAACAGCTAGAATTCTATAAACAACTTTAACTCCAGGAAAATGCAGTATTTGCCAAGGACACAGGTTCCGCCATAGAAATTGGTAGTCTAAAATACCGATTTCTCTACAGTTACCCCTAATATTAGAAAGCGATCGCATTATGAAACCACCACTGGCAGCCCCAAATCCTTTCCGCGCTCTCAAGATTACTGACCAAAGCACTAACCAGACCATAAACTAGCCAAAGGCATATCTGAATGATTGTTTCAAGTTTATATTTAAGCTGCTGGGAATCAAATATTCACACTCAGAATATGTGGTCAAAGCCTGAGTGAGCAACTGCCAATAAACTGTGTACGGGAGTTTATGGAGAATAACTTGAAAATTCGTGATGCACTCGAAAACGATTTACCCCAAATTATCGAAATTTACAATTTAGCCGTTCCCCAAAAAATCGCCACGGCTGACCTAGAGCCAATTTCCGTTGAGAGTCGGTTAGGCTGGTATCGGGAATGTCAGTCAGCCCAACGTCCCCTATGGGTGGTGGAAATTGGCGATCGCATAATTGGATGGTTGAGCTTTCAAGCCTTTAAGAAGCGAGCCGCCTATGATGCCAGTGCTGAACTGAGTATCTACATCCACACCGACTATCAGGGACAGGGAATTGGCAAAAAACTACTCTATCAAGCCATAGAAGAAGGGCCAAAGTTTGGCTGTGAAACTCTACTGGCTCTAATTTTTGCCCATAACCAACCCAGCCTGAAACTCTTTGACAGTTTTGGCTTTCAACAATGGGGTTATCTCCCACAGATAGCTGTCATTGATGGAGTCAAACGGGATTTAGTGATTATGGGGCTGCACTTGTGTTGAGCCATGTTGAGCCAGAATATCCCGTAAGTGACCAACCACTTGCTCAGGCTGTTCGATCATGGCTAAATGTCCACAATTAGCAAGTTCAATCACATTTTGATAGCCACTGCGAAACAGATGATGAAAACTAGCCAGGTGGCGAACATATTGAGGTTCCATGATCTGATCGCACATTCCTGCCAAAAAATACACAGGCTGCTGTAATTGAGCCACCACTTGGGGGAGGCGATGCACTTCTGTCTCCGTAGTCGAATCCAATAAAGCACCTAAGGCCGCCTCTGGGTCCGCCATCACAAAATCAATTAATCGCTGGCGGCCCCATTCCCTAGAAACCGGACTAGCGACTTGCGCCCTGGTAAACAGCAAATCAATTAGAGGTAGGCAACAAAGCCATCGCGGACGAAACTTGACAATTTGTTCCCCTGTGACTCGGAAACGCTCAAATTCCTCTTTTAGGTAAATACCACCACCAGCATTCACGCAAACCACCCCCGCAATGCGATCACTCAATTGCTGTGCCGCTAATAGTGCGATCGTCCCCCCTAAAGAATGTCCCACAAGCCAAGCCTTAGAGATATTTAACTCCTCGAGTAATATCCCTAAATCCTGAGCATAAGAAGCCGGAGCATAGTCACAAGAATATGGATGGCGACTGGCTAACTGAGAATCGCCAAACCCTCGCAAGTCATAGCATAAGCACTGATACTGAGGTTTTAGGCGATCGATTACAGGTTGCCAATACCGACGACTCAGCAGCCAGCCATGAATAAATACAACAACATTGGACCCATCTATTGGCTCCGTCAGATCATAGGCGTGTCCAACGCTGTGGATTTTAATAGTTGCCATAGATAACATCCTACTCTGAATCCGTCACCAGCTAAAAACTTGCGTACTAAGCAGATGATTCCCCTATAATTGACATAATTAGGGGTCGAGAGAGATGTCACCATCTCCCCCTCCCATTCAGAACCGCACGTGAGAGTTTCCCCTCATACGGCTCCTAGTCTGATTGTTCCATTGTTATGGACACAGCGTTGGCGTTATCTAACGCCGTCTTATCATCGTGGCAGTGGCGGTGCAGTAGCTGAAGATTCTTGTATTCATCCTTTCCACCGTGGCTTCGAGCTACAATGTGGTCTACTTCAACTAGGTCTGATGGGGTAAAGTATTGCCCACACCAGGTACACCTGCCTTTTTGCTTTTTGAGTAGTTTGGCTACCTTTGCTGGCGTGTCGATTGCTTGTCCTTTTCTGGTTGCCCAGTAAGTCCAATTTCCGTCATAAAGTGTTGCTTCGGGGCGCACTAGGGTATGTCTGACAATCGGCGTGTAGTTATGTTTCCACAACTGATGACCGTCCTCGGTTTGGAATAACCAAGTTTCATGCCTTTCTTTCCCATTACTGAGCTTGACCGTTCCGGGTCTAAAGTATAGCACAAGACAGAACACTTAGGACGTATAATGGAGAGGACGAGATGACTAAGAAGACCAAAAATGCCAGCCCCCTATAGTTACGACCTCAGACAAAAAGTTATTGATGCCATTGAACTAGACGGTATGCCCAAAACAGAAGCCAGTCAAGTTTTCCATGTCAGCAGGAACACCATTAATCTCTGGCTGCAAAGAAAAGCACAGACCGGAGACTTCCTCCCTAAACCTCATCACCGACCTGGCAATAACCACAAAATTACCGACTGGGAAAAATTCAAGGCTTTTGCCCAAGAGCATGGCGACAAAACAGCAGCTCAAATGGCTGAACTTTGGGATGACGACATCTCTCCTCGCACCATATCCAGAGCCTTGAAGAAAATTGGCTTCACCAGAAAAAAAAACTTACGGCTACCAAGAACGTGATGAGCAACAGCGAGAGGAGTTTATGGCTCAGATTGAACAGATGAAGCCGGAAGAAGTGGTCTACCTCGATGAAGCCGGCATGAATAGTTAGGACTCGGATTACCCTTATGGTTACTGCGAGGAAGGAAAACGCTTCCATGCACTCAAATCAGGGAAGAGGCAGGGCAGGGTAAGTATGATAGCCGCATGGTGTCATCAACAACTCTTAGCTCCCTTTAGCTTTGAGGGTTGTTGTAATCGGACAGTGTTTGAGTTGTGGTTGGAGTTCATCTTAATTCCAACATTGAAGCCAGGTCAGACTCTAGTATTGGACAATGCAACGTTTCATAAAGGGGGACGGATTGCTGAACTGGTGGAGGCAGCTCAATGCCGTTTACTCTATCTTCCGCCTTATTCGCCAGACCTCAACAAGATAGAGAAATGTTGGTCGTGGCTGAAAGCCCGTATTCGCCACTGCACGTGAGCAGTTTGATTCTCTCCATGATGCCATGGATTCCGTTCTCAAAGCTGCGTCCTAACCACCTTGACTAATGCTATAATTCCTCAGTTTTTCATGACTTGCCTTTCCGCATCTTGATACTGTCCATGCCCGTAACATCTGCCAGATTGTATGGTCTAGCTTGTTGAAGGTTTCGACTGAGACGACTCCTGAGTAGTAATTTGACCATCCCCGTATTATTGGGTTTAGTCTGCTTATCAGGGCTGACTGGGGTGCAGTTTTATGTTGTTTGATTACACCCTTAATCACTTCTGTATGAGCTTGAACTGCTTTGTTGCTGGGTTTTATATGGGTTTTGTGTCCGATTAATCGGCTTGCTG includes:
- a CDS encoding alpha/beta fold hydrolase — encoded protein: MLSMATIKIHSVGHAYDLTEPIDGSNVVVFIHGWLLSRRYWQPVIDRLKPQYQCLCYDLRGFGDSQLASRHPYSCDYAPASYAQDLGILLEELNISKAWLVGHSLGGTIALLAAQQLSDRIAGVVCVNAGGGIYLKEEFERFRVTGEQIVKFRPRWLCCLPLIDLLFTRAQVASPVSREWGRQRLIDFVMADPEAALGALLDSTTETEVHRLPQVVAQLQQPVYFLAGMCDQIMEPQYVRHLASFHHLFRSGYQNVIELANCGHLAMIEQPEQVVGHLRDILAQHGSTQVQPHNH